The following proteins are encoded in a genomic region of Mycobacterium sp. 155:
- a CDS encoding pyridoxamine 5'-phosphate oxidase family protein produces MEKLTRKQGRQPTERAALEEFLDGQWWGVLTIGSVERRDGRTRPLAVPTLFVRHEDRILMHGSTGAGAMGPAETVTSAAFCVTAMDALVVAHSTFDSTVHYRSAVLYGDLQVAHREERAMLLDRFSDLLLPGRTAEVRGMTPKEIAATNVVAMPITDGDWVYKVNDSPVKEPDEDTDVWAGTVPFIVNYGTPHRASWSSAELPDSVRTLVAAGRVSDRNHDPSLNC; encoded by the coding sequence ATGGAGAAGCTCACCCGCAAACAAGGTCGACAGCCCACCGAGCGTGCCGCATTGGAGGAATTCCTCGATGGACAGTGGTGGGGAGTGCTGACCATAGGCAGCGTCGAACGACGTGACGGCAGAACGCGGCCCCTCGCGGTACCGACGCTGTTCGTCCGGCATGAGGACCGGATTCTCATGCACGGTTCGACTGGCGCCGGTGCGATGGGACCTGCCGAGACGGTAACGTCTGCAGCCTTCTGCGTGACGGCAATGGACGCGCTCGTGGTCGCACACAGCACGTTCGACTCGACGGTGCATTACCGCTCGGCGGTGCTCTACGGTGATCTGCAGGTCGCCCACCGCGAGGAACGAGCCATGCTCCTGGACCGCTTCAGCGATCTGCTGCTGCCCGGGCGCACGGCCGAAGTCCGTGGGATGACACCCAAAGAGATCGCCGCCACCAACGTTGTCGCGATGCCCATCACCGATGGAGACTGGGTGTACAAGGTCAACGACAGTCCGGTCAAGGAGCCCGACGAGGATACCGACGTGTGGGCGGGGACCGTCCCGTTCATCGTCAATTACGGAACTCCGCACCGGGCTTCGTGGTCATCGGCCGAATTGCCGGACTCCGTGCGGACGTTGGTCGCGGCGGGACGTGTGTCCGACCGGAATCACGACCCCTCACTCAACTGCTGA
- a CDS encoding thioesterase family protein yields the protein MTETVTSTRPFTDLTKLEPVGHGTYSASVDPIWTIGRKVHGGCMMALCAAAACRALGAETDLQPIAVSANYLHAPEPGSVTLATAVRKRGRQVSVVDVELSQGDLVAVSAAVTLGHLDIAEPRHQGPLALSDMPDEPSADAVHVTPAHPIGQIVHVARGCDLRIDPSAALFLTGQQGEPVNRMWLRPFAHDEADPDTALLFALMAGDISAPVTMNRGMSGWTPTVQLTTYLRRRPVPGWMRVMASATVIGATLFEEDHLVLDATGQVIVQSRQLAMIPKGN from the coding sequence ATGACCGAAACAGTGACCAGTACCCGCCCGTTCACCGATCTGACGAAGCTGGAGCCCGTCGGCCACGGAACGTACTCGGCTTCCGTCGATCCGATCTGGACCATCGGGCGCAAGGTGCACGGCGGCTGCATGATGGCACTGTGCGCGGCTGCAGCGTGCAGAGCACTCGGCGCAGAGACCGATCTACAGCCAATTGCCGTGAGCGCCAACTACCTTCACGCACCCGAGCCGGGCAGCGTCACCCTCGCCACTGCGGTGCGCAAGAGGGGACGCCAGGTCAGCGTCGTCGACGTCGAGCTGTCCCAAGGCGATCTGGTGGCGGTCTCCGCCGCAGTAACCCTTGGTCATCTGGATATCGCCGAGCCGCGCCACCAGGGGCCGCTGGCCTTGTCCGACATGCCTGACGAACCGTCCGCCGATGCTGTGCACGTCACCCCGGCCCACCCCATAGGGCAGATCGTGCATGTCGCACGGGGTTGCGATCTGCGGATCGACCCGTCGGCGGCGCTGTTCCTGACCGGACAGCAGGGTGAACCGGTCAACCGGATGTGGCTGCGGCCGTTCGCGCACGACGAGGCCGACCCTGACACGGCGCTGCTGTTCGCGCTGATGGCCGGTGACATCAGCGCGCCGGTGACGATGAACCGGGGCATGTCCGGCTGGACGCCGACCGTTCAGCTCACTACCTACCTGCGCCGCCGACCGGTACCAGGCTGGATGCGTGTCATGGCGAGCGCAACCGTCATCGGCGCGACCCTGTTTGAGGAGGACCATCTCGTCCTCGACGCGACAGGGCAAGTCATCGTCCAGAGCCGGCAGCTCGCAATGATCCCGAAGGGCAACTAA
- a CDS encoding cytosine permease, which produces MPSRPNVLNSTAFTGRRPTGAGDLVVETHGIAPIAQDQRYGSPARLFTVWFAPQVNMTGVFTGTLAIALGLGFWLGMLAMVIGTVLGSLVVAYLSTWGPRTGAGQLPNARMAFGGFVVVPGVLQWGSSIAWDALVGLFGGEALAVLVGIPFWLAVLIVLGVQGVVGFFGYELIHRLQAVLTIVLLVTFVVFAIKLVRGQDVITPAGVHGPALVGAFVFEVTIALSLAISWASYAADFSRYLPATAPRTQVFGYTFAGIASAYIFVQGIGIAGAAAIGEQTAEGVRTVMGGGWLGGLALLIIALAAVGSGVMNDYSGSLALQTIGVRVRRPVSAVIVTTLAFFLILWLHAADTASRFTDVLLLVSYWIPAFVAVVTVDWVVRIQGRNTLDPSVEETDRSDAVAALATFVIAYVVAMPFMNTTLIHGAVATAWHGADIAYFVNFGVALLLYGGYRLMRVKRRQL; this is translated from the coding sequence ATGCCTTCTCGACCTAACGTGCTCAATTCCACGGCCTTCACCGGTCGCCGCCCTACGGGCGCCGGCGACCTTGTGGTCGAAACGCACGGTATCGCACCGATTGCTCAAGACCAGCGTTACGGCAGTCCGGCCAGGTTGTTCACCGTGTGGTTCGCGCCCCAGGTGAACATGACGGGCGTCTTCACCGGGACACTGGCCATCGCGCTGGGTCTCGGATTCTGGCTGGGAATGCTGGCCATGGTGATCGGAACAGTGCTGGGGTCACTGGTGGTGGCCTATTTGTCGACGTGGGGGCCGCGCACCGGCGCCGGTCAGTTGCCCAACGCCAGAATGGCGTTCGGTGGCTTCGTGGTCGTGCCCGGGGTGCTGCAGTGGGGATCGTCGATCGCATGGGACGCCCTGGTCGGTTTGTTCGGCGGCGAGGCCCTGGCTGTCTTGGTAGGCATCCCGTTCTGGCTCGCGGTACTCATAGTGCTCGGCGTCCAAGGCGTGGTCGGATTCTTCGGTTACGAGCTCATCCACCGATTGCAGGCGGTACTCACGATCGTCCTGCTCGTCACGTTCGTGGTATTCGCCATCAAGTTGGTCCGTGGTCAGGACGTCATCACCCCTGCCGGTGTACACGGTCCGGCACTGGTCGGCGCCTTCGTCTTCGAGGTGACGATCGCGTTGAGCCTGGCGATCTCGTGGGCCAGCTATGCCGCCGACTTCAGCCGGTACCTACCCGCGACCGCACCCCGGACGCAGGTCTTCGGGTACACATTCGCCGGAATCGCGTCGGCGTACATCTTTGTTCAGGGTATCGGCATCGCGGGCGCCGCTGCGATCGGTGAACAGACCGCCGAGGGCGTGCGGACCGTGATGGGTGGCGGGTGGCTCGGCGGCCTGGCCCTGTTGATCATCGCGCTCGCCGCGGTCGGCTCAGGAGTGATGAACGACTACAGCGGGTCTCTGGCCTTGCAGACCATCGGGGTGCGGGTGCGGCGCCCCGTATCCGCTGTCATCGTCACGACTCTGGCCTTCTTCTTGATCCTATGGCTGCACGCCGCCGACACCGCCAGCCGGTTCACCGATGTACTGCTGTTGGTCAGCTACTGGATTCCGGCATTCGTGGCCGTGGTCACGGTGGACTGGGTAGTGCGGATACAGGGGCGCAACACGCTTGACCCGTCGGTCGAAGAGACTGACCGTTCCGATGCGGTGGCCGCATTGGCCACCTTCGTCATCGCGTATGTGGTGGCGATGCCGTTCATGAACACGACGCTGATCCATGGCGCGGTGGCGACGGCGTGGCATGGCGCAGACATCGCGTACTTCGTGAATTTCGGTGTGGCGCTGCTGCTTTACGGCGGCTATCGGTTGATGCGGGTCAAGCGCCGGCAGCTGTAG
- a CDS encoding gluconokinase, translated as MGSPIVVMGVSGSGKSTVGAALAQRLRVSFGDADDFHPPANIAKMSAGHPLDDDDRYPWLETIGQWLADHHDGGVMSCSALKRKYRDQLRRHCPDVHFLHLTGTPEVIARRQASRPGHFMPATLLTSQFDTLEPLGTDEAGIVIDVDQNIDAIVDAYIATTSAPAGNDR; from the coding sequence ATGGGATCACCAATCGTCGTCATGGGCGTTTCAGGTTCAGGGAAATCGACTGTGGGTGCTGCGCTGGCGCAGCGACTGCGGGTGTCGTTCGGTGATGCCGACGACTTCCACCCGCCCGCCAACATCGCAAAGATGTCGGCCGGCCACCCACTCGATGACGATGACCGCTACCCGTGGCTGGAAACGATCGGCCAATGGTTGGCCGACCACCACGACGGCGGCGTCATGAGCTGCTCGGCACTCAAGCGCAAGTACCGTGACCAGTTACGTCGGCACTGCCCGGACGTGCACTTCCTGCACCTCACCGGTACCCCGGAAGTGATCGCTCGGCGGCAGGCCAGCCGTCCCGGGCACTTCATGCCGGCGACCTTGCTGACCTCCCAGTTCGACACCCTGGAGCCGCTGGGCACCGATGAGGCAGGGATCGTCATCGATGTCGACCAGAACATCGATGCCATCGTCGACGCTTACATCGCCACCACCTCTGCACCGGCTGGGAACGACCGATGA
- a CDS encoding RDD family protein — translation MTTGDFQPSQYGQPGFPPAYGAQQPGGLAARFFARVIDGVLVGIASIFLSFVTDSLSSYWVTGLFTGLLSFVYFVVFETTTGWTPGKRLLRLAVHGPGGAPKPTAAQSAIRNAFTLLPVIPLVGGFLGVVAIIVIAVTISSSPTKQGKHDQLAGGTQVVKG, via the coding sequence ATGACAACGGGTGATTTCCAACCGAGCCAGTACGGCCAACCGGGGTTTCCCCCGGCGTACGGCGCCCAGCAGCCGGGCGGGCTGGCCGCGCGATTCTTCGCTCGCGTCATCGACGGTGTCCTGGTGGGCATCGCTTCGATCTTCCTGTCGTTTGTCACCGACTCGCTGTCGAGCTATTGGGTGACCGGGTTGTTCACGGGTCTACTGAGTTTCGTCTATTTCGTCGTGTTCGAGACCACCACCGGCTGGACGCCGGGCAAGCGGCTGCTCCGGCTGGCAGTCCACGGGCCCGGCGGTGCTCCCAAGCCCACCGCCGCACAGTCGGCAATCCGAAATGCGTTCACCCTGTTGCCGGTCATCCCACTGGTCGGTGGATTCCTCGGCGTGGTGGCCATCATCGTGATCGCGGTGACCATCAGCAGCAGCCCGACCAAGCAGGGTAAACATGACCAACTCGCCGGCGGCACACAGGTTGTCAAGGGCTGA
- a CDS encoding alpha/beta fold hydrolase — protein MEQFRRDGLVFDVIDDGPADGAVVVLLHGFPQPNTSWAAVMARLTARGYRCLAPNQRGYSPGARPPRRRDYRMAELVDDALALIDASGADRIHLVGHDWGAAVGWGVATREPARLASFSALSVPHPVAFLRAIPTSRQGLASWYMYVAQLPRLPERLLLGRDGSGIRITDALLRSGQSVAHAERDTEAMLEPGVLTAALNWYRAMLLSDSRQVKHRVRVPTMYIWSDGDTAITAKPAHDTAKYVKGPYRFETIRGASHWLPDEKPDTMADLLLEWFAAHPV, from the coding sequence ATGGAGCAGTTCCGCCGCGACGGCCTGGTTTTTGACGTCATCGACGACGGTCCCGCCGATGGCGCCGTCGTTGTTCTCCTACACGGATTCCCGCAACCTAACACCAGTTGGGCGGCCGTGATGGCTCGGCTGACCGCACGCGGATATCGCTGCCTGGCACCGAATCAACGGGGCTACTCCCCCGGCGCACGCCCTCCGCGCCGCCGCGACTACCGAATGGCCGAATTGGTCGACGATGCGCTGGCCCTCATCGATGCCAGCGGAGCCGATCGCATCCATCTCGTCGGACATGACTGGGGTGCGGCCGTTGGCTGGGGTGTTGCGACGCGGGAGCCGGCGCGACTGGCGTCATTTTCGGCGCTTTCGGTGCCGCATCCGGTGGCATTCCTGAGAGCGATACCGACCAGCCGCCAGGGACTGGCGTCCTGGTACATGTACGTCGCCCAACTTCCTCGGTTGCCTGAGCGGCTGCTGCTCGGTCGGGATGGTTCCGGTATCAGGATCACCGATGCCCTGCTCCGCAGCGGGCAGTCCGTCGCGCACGCGGAACGCGACACCGAAGCGATGCTCGAACCCGGCGTGCTGACCGCCGCACTCAACTGGTACCGCGCGATGCTGCTGTCCGATTCGCGCCAGGTCAAGCACCGGGTGCGGGTGCCGACGATGTACATCTGGAGCGACGGGGATACCGCGATCACCGCCAAACCGGCCCACGACACTGCGAAATATGTGAAAGGGCCGTACCGATTCGAGACCATTCGGGGAGCCTCGCACTGGCTCCCCGACGAAAAGCCCGACACCATGGCGGACCTGCTCCTGGAATGGTTTGCCGCGCACCCGGTCTGA
- a CDS encoding alpha/beta hydrolase has product MRHRIAQLSLVDGWVPIAVQVLAALLLLYVVWAHADRRGWRRLAIAALTGMPLAVWAHHYISSIGVSGEAAPRRLWLWIGLIGVALSLIFLTWRRASWWRRGASVLVVPLCVVCAALSVNTWVGYFPKVRTAWNQLTISPLPDQTDRVGVTAMQLSNAKPDRGVVVPVRINSSASGFAHRREFVYLPPIWFASKPPPRLPTVMMIGSALNTPADWLRVGNAVATIDDFATQHEGSAPAVVFVDATGAFDNDTECVNGPRGNAADHLTKDVVPFMASNFGVSAERAHWGVAGWSMGGTCAVDLAVMHPDLFSTFVDIAGDIGPNTGNREHSVATLYGGDADAWAAFDPTTVMKKHGRYTGVTGWFEVPGSPDGTPHDPASNPEGQDLAARSLSATAATQGITSTVVTRSGKHDWLFASQAFGDALPWLAAQLGTPAVPRVAMPNSTTDASGPTGIPSLAQRH; this is encoded by the coding sequence TTGCGCCACCGCATCGCACAACTGTCACTGGTCGACGGGTGGGTGCCGATCGCGGTGCAGGTGCTGGCTGCGCTGCTTCTGCTGTACGTGGTGTGGGCGCACGCTGATCGCCGGGGCTGGCGGCGGCTGGCGATCGCCGCTCTGACCGGGATGCCGCTCGCGGTGTGGGCGCACCACTACATCTCCTCGATCGGGGTCTCCGGTGAGGCGGCGCCGCGCCGATTATGGCTGTGGATCGGCCTGATCGGCGTGGCTCTCAGCCTCATCTTCCTCACCTGGAGGCGTGCATCGTGGTGGCGGCGCGGTGCGTCGGTGCTGGTTGTGCCCCTGTGTGTGGTGTGCGCGGCGCTGTCGGTAAACACCTGGGTCGGCTACTTCCCGAAAGTGCGCACGGCGTGGAACCAACTCACCATTAGCCCGCTACCTGATCAGACCGACCGGGTGGGCGTCACCGCCATGCAATTGTCGAACGCAAAGCCGGACCGAGGCGTTGTGGTTCCGGTGCGGATCAACTCCAGCGCGTCTGGGTTCGCCCATCGTCGAGAATTCGTCTACCTGCCGCCGATATGGTTCGCGAGCAAGCCGCCGCCTCGATTACCCACGGTGATGATGATCGGGTCGGCGTTGAACACGCCGGCCGACTGGCTGCGGGTAGGTAATGCGGTCGCCACCATCGACGACTTCGCCACCCAGCACGAGGGCAGCGCGCCTGCGGTGGTCTTCGTGGACGCGACCGGAGCGTTCGACAACGACACCGAATGCGTCAACGGACCCCGCGGGAATGCCGCCGATCATCTGACCAAAGATGTCGTCCCATTCATGGCTTCGAATTTCGGTGTCAGCGCCGAGCGTGCGCACTGGGGCGTGGCTGGATGGTCGATGGGCGGCACGTGCGCGGTCGACTTGGCTGTGATGCACCCGGACCTGTTCAGCACGTTCGTCGACATCGCCGGTGACATCGGCCCCAACACCGGCAACCGGGAGCACAGCGTCGCCACGCTGTACGGCGGTGACGCCGACGCGTGGGCCGCGTTCGATCCCACCACGGTCATGAAGAAGCACGGCCGCTACACCGGCGTGACGGGATGGTTCGAGGTGCCCGGCTCGCCCGACGGCACGCCGCATGATCCCGCGTCGAATCCGGAGGGCCAGGACCTCGCCGCGCGTTCGCTGTCGGCTACTGCCGCGACACAGGGCATCACGTCGACGGTGGTGACGCGGTCCGGCAAACATGACTGGTTGTTCGCCTCCCAGGCGTTCGGTGATGCGTTGCCCTGGCTGGCGGCGCAACTCGGAACCCCTGCGGTACCGCGGGTTGCGATGCCGAATTCGACCACTGACGCGTCGGGACCGACCGGCATTCCTAGCCTGGCTCAACGTCATTGA
- a CDS encoding DoxX family membrane protein, translating into MLATTFIARGVDALRSPKPAADAARPVVGAVRKLPTPVMPDSMPSAETVAQVNAAVQIGGGLLLATGRMPRLASGLLALSVIPGGLGAHAFWSEPDPERQAEQRRAFLADISLIGGLIIAAADTAGKPSLVWRGRRAARAASATVAAALPLGESAGESLADSVIAEKIGHGLQAGAERGREVAEAARERAVDLAQVAREHGPDLAQAASERAATVADLARERGAELGEKVRTQLNERRGR; encoded by the coding sequence ATGCTGGCGACCACCTTCATCGCCCGCGGCGTCGATGCGCTGCGGAGCCCCAAACCGGCCGCGGACGCGGCCCGGCCCGTGGTGGGAGCCGTGCGCAAACTGCCGACTCCTGTAATGCCGGACTCGATGCCCAGCGCCGAGACCGTGGCCCAAGTCAATGCCGCGGTGCAGATCGGCGGAGGTTTGTTGCTCGCGACCGGCAGAATGCCCCGACTCGCCTCGGGATTGCTCGCGCTCAGTGTGATCCCAGGCGGCCTCGGCGCGCACGCGTTCTGGTCTGAGCCCGATCCTGAGAGACAGGCCGAGCAGCGGCGCGCGTTTCTTGCCGACATCAGCCTCATCGGTGGGCTCATCATCGCCGCGGCGGACACCGCCGGCAAACCTTCGCTGGTATGGCGCGGCCGAAGGGCGGCCCGTGCCGCCTCCGCCACAGTCGCCGCAGCATTGCCGCTCGGAGAATCGGCCGGGGAGTCATTGGCCGACAGTGTCATCGCCGAGAAGATCGGTCACGGCCTACAGGCCGGCGCCGAACGTGGCCGAGAAGTTGCCGAAGCGGCCCGCGAGCGTGCAGTCGATCTGGCCCAGGTGGCCCGCGAGCACGGTCCCGACCTTGCTCAGGCCGCCAGCGAGCGGGCAGCCACGGTAGCCGACCTTGCCCGTGAACGTGGCGCGGAACTGGGCGAGAAGGTCCGGACCCAGCTGAACGAGCGCCGCGGACGGTAA
- a CDS encoding MBL fold metallo-hydrolase: MNFDWEPLAEGVWRVRLPFLDVTVGLVSGDRGALLVDSGTTLAEAQAVDADVRALTGQPVGDIVLTHNHFDHVLGIAEFPAARIHCAPEVAETLAVGRADLRADAISHGADPAEVDRAIRALRVSPHRTRDTTLDLGRSVTVTHPGRGHTDHDLIVVVPGERTVAFCGDLVEESGDPVIDEHSDITAWPSTLDVMLSAAGPDALLVPGHGAVVDADFVWRQQQWLRARASR; the protein is encoded by the coding sequence ATGAACTTTGACTGGGAGCCACTGGCGGAGGGCGTGTGGCGGGTCCGTCTCCCGTTCCTGGATGTGACCGTCGGCCTTGTATCGGGGGACCGCGGTGCGCTGTTGGTCGACTCTGGGACGACTCTGGCCGAGGCGCAGGCCGTCGACGCGGACGTTCGTGCCCTCACCGGTCAGCCGGTTGGTGATATTGTGTTGACTCACAATCATTTCGACCACGTACTCGGTATCGCCGAGTTTCCCGCGGCACGCATCCATTGCGCGCCGGAGGTCGCCGAAACCCTTGCGGTCGGCCGAGCCGACCTGCGCGCCGACGCGATCAGCCACGGCGCCGATCCGGCCGAGGTGGATCGGGCGATTCGTGCCTTGCGTGTCTCGCCCCACCGGACCCGCGATACGACACTGGATCTCGGTCGTTCGGTCACGGTGACGCACCCCGGGCGCGGGCACACCGACCACGACCTCATCGTCGTCGTTCCGGGTGAACGCACCGTGGCGTTCTGCGGGGATCTCGTCGAGGAGTCCGGTGATCCGGTGATCGATGAGCACTCGGACATCACGGCATGGCCGTCGACGCTGGATGTGATGCTCTCCGCTGCGGGTCCCGACGCACTGTTGGTGCCGGGTCACGGTGCCGTCGTGGACGCGGATTTCGTTTGGCGGCAACAGCAATGGCTGCGTGCAAGAGCGTCGCGCTGA
- a CDS encoding xylulokinase — protein sequence MALVAGIDSSTQSCKVVVCDAGSGAILRSASTPHPGGTEIDPQRWWAALQTTITAAGGLDDVEAVAVGSQQHGMVCLDQSGAVVRDALLWNDTRSSASAAQLVDELGGPAEWANRVGVVPVAAITASKLRWLVDNEPTHADATAAVCLPHDWLTWRLSSSTDIADLRTDRSDASGTGYFSAETDSYRVDLLELAMRGRRPELPTVLAPAEIAGTLPGGALLAAGAGDNAAAALGLGAGPGDCVVSLGTSGVVSAVGDAAPHDPDGIVAGFADATGRQLPLVCTLNGAPVLAATAAMLRVGYDDFDQLALSAPPGSDGLTLVPYLEGERSPNLPQARGALHGVTTRNFNSANLARAGVEGLLASMAYCIDKIVSYGIDVDRIILVGGGARSEAVRRIAPAIWGRPVHVPPPAEYVALGAARQAAWVLSKQDVPPAWSLGPVTPYTAPPTPQVFEQYCAAQPLTLGQ from the coding sequence GTGGCTCTTGTTGCCGGCATCGATTCATCCACCCAATCGTGCAAGGTCGTGGTCTGCGACGCGGGGAGCGGCGCGATACTGCGCTCGGCATCTACCCCGCACCCCGGCGGAACCGAGATAGACCCACAGCGCTGGTGGGCAGCTCTGCAGACGACGATCACCGCGGCCGGCGGACTCGACGATGTCGAGGCAGTGGCCGTGGGCTCCCAGCAACACGGCATGGTGTGCCTGGACCAGTCCGGTGCAGTGGTGCGAGATGCCTTGCTGTGGAATGACACCCGTTCATCCGCCAGCGCAGCCCAACTTGTCGACGAGCTGGGTGGGCCTGCGGAATGGGCGAACCGCGTGGGTGTGGTACCCGTCGCGGCGATCACTGCGAGCAAATTGCGGTGGTTGGTCGACAACGAGCCGACGCACGCCGATGCCACGGCCGCTGTGTGCCTGCCGCACGACTGGCTCACCTGGCGCTTGAGTAGCTCGACCGACATCGCCGACTTGCGCACCGACCGCAGCGACGCCAGCGGTACCGGCTACTTCTCGGCAGAGACCGATAGCTACCGCGTGGATCTGCTGGAATTGGCGATGCGCGGGCGACGGCCCGAACTACCCACCGTGCTGGCTCCGGCCGAGATCGCGGGGACGCTGCCCGGTGGGGCGTTACTGGCCGCTGGCGCCGGCGACAATGCCGCCGCCGCGCTGGGGCTGGGCGCAGGACCGGGGGATTGTGTTGTCTCGCTCGGCACATCAGGTGTGGTCAGCGCCGTCGGCGATGCTGCGCCACATGATCCCGACGGTATCGTGGCCGGCTTCGCCGACGCCACGGGCAGGCAATTGCCGCTGGTCTGCACACTCAACGGGGCACCTGTGCTGGCCGCCACCGCCGCCATGCTGCGGGTGGGCTACGACGACTTCGACCAGTTGGCCCTGTCGGCACCGCCTGGATCCGACGGTCTGACCCTGGTGCCCTACCTCGAAGGCGAACGGTCGCCCAACCTTCCGCAGGCCCGCGGTGCGCTCCACGGTGTGACAACGCGAAACTTCAACTCCGCCAACCTCGCCCGCGCAGGCGTGGAGGGACTGTTGGCGTCGATGGCATACTGCATCGACAAGATCGTCAGTTACGGCATCGACGTCGACCGGATCATCCTCGTCGGTGGCGGCGCCCGTTCGGAAGCGGTGCGGCGGATCGCTCCAGCCATCTGGGGCCGACCCGTGCACGTCCCACCGCCTGCCGAATATGTCGCGCTCGGTGCCGCCCGGCAGGCGGCGTGGGTGTTGAGCAAGCAGGATGTGCCGCCGGCGTGGAGCCTGGGCCCCGTTACTCCGTACACGGCGCCGCCGACTCCGCAGGTGTTCGAGCAGTATTGCGCCGCCCAGCCGCTGACGCTCGGTCAATGA
- a CDS encoding GntP family permease: MSPALTLLAEDAKLPEPVAPGWELVVAFLVGIAVIVVLISWVKLHPFLALIFGALTVGVVPLVLSLFTGDTVNQSLTAVLKSFSDGFGSTAAGVGILIALGAMFAKLLADSGGADEIVDTIIGHASPRMLPWAMALVGAIIGLPMFFEIGLVLLMPVIYLVARRSQLSLITVGIPALAGLSAMHGFVPPHPGPLTAIDLLHADLGVTLALGVLVAVPTVVVAGPLFGKLAGRWVVVEAPDTFEGDRPDAGTGQRPSFGITMFSVLLPVVLMMGKALCDIFIDNKNQWLRATFDLLGTPLVALLIAVIVGMVTLGRGAGMSRAAITKCVESGLPPVAGIILIVAAGGGFKQVLVDSGIGTMLARWAENVSISVILLAWVLAVLIRLATGSATVATITASALVLGLVEGMSTGQTSLVVLAVGAGSLFFSHVNDAGFWLVNQYFRLSVGQTIKTWSLMETVLSVTGLLFVLLLSLVV, encoded by the coding sequence ATGAGCCCCGCACTGACGCTCCTCGCCGAGGACGCGAAGCTACCCGAGCCGGTCGCACCGGGCTGGGAATTGGTCGTGGCGTTCCTGGTCGGTATCGCCGTCATCGTCGTGCTGATCTCGTGGGTGAAACTGCATCCGTTCCTTGCGCTTATCTTCGGCGCCTTGACCGTGGGTGTCGTACCACTCGTGCTCAGCCTGTTCACCGGTGACACGGTCAACCAGAGCCTGACCGCGGTACTCAAGTCGTTCAGCGACGGATTCGGATCCACTGCAGCCGGTGTCGGTATCCTCATCGCGCTCGGCGCCATGTTCGCCAAGCTGCTGGCCGACTCCGGGGGTGCCGACGAGATCGTCGACACCATCATCGGGCACGCCTCACCCAGGATGTTGCCGTGGGCGATGGCCTTGGTGGGCGCCATCATCGGGCTGCCGATGTTCTTTGAGATCGGTCTGGTGTTGCTCATGCCGGTGATCTATCTGGTGGCACGGCGCTCGCAACTGTCGCTCATCACCGTCGGCATCCCGGCGCTGGCCGGCTTGTCGGCAATGCACGGGTTCGTGCCCCCGCACCCCGGCCCTCTCACCGCGATCGATCTGCTGCATGCCGATCTCGGCGTGACACTGGCGCTCGGTGTGCTGGTAGCGGTGCCAACCGTGGTGGTGGCCGGTCCGCTGTTCGGCAAGCTGGCCGGGCGCTGGGTCGTCGTCGAGGCCCCCGACACCTTCGAAGGTGACCGGCCCGACGCGGGAACCGGTCAACGCCCGTCGTTCGGTATCACGATGTTCAGCGTTCTGCTCCCCGTCGTGCTGATGATGGGGAAAGCGTTGTGCGACATCTTCATCGACAACAAGAATCAGTGGCTGCGGGCCACCTTCGATCTGCTGGGCACGCCGCTGGTAGCGCTGCTCATCGCCGTGATTGTCGGCATGGTCACGCTCGGCAGAGGCGCGGGGATGTCGCGGGCAGCGATCACCAAGTGCGTCGAGTCGGGCTTGCCTCCGGTCGCTGGAATCATCCTGATCGTCGCGGCCGGTGGAGGATTCAAGCAGGTGCTCGTCGACAGTGGCATCGGGACGATGCTGGCGCGTTGGGCCGAGAATGTCAGTATCTCGGTGATCCTGTTGGCGTGGGTCCTTGCAGTTCTCATCCGGCTCGCCACTGGCTCGGCAACGGTGGCGACCATTACCGCCTCAGCGCTGGTGCTGGGTCTAGTCGAGGGGATGAGCACGGGTCAGACCTCGCTCGTCGTCCTTGCGGTCGGCGCGGGCTCACTGTTCTTCTCACACGTCAACGACGCCGGTTTCTGGTTGGTGAACCAGTACTTCCGGCTCAGCGTCGGCCAGACCATCAAGACTTGGTCGCTGATGGAGACCGTGCTGTCGGTCACCGGGCTGCTGTTCGTGCTCTTGCTCAGCCTGGTGGTCTGA